The Musa acuminata AAA Group cultivar baxijiao chromosome BXJ3-6, Cavendish_Baxijiao_AAA, whole genome shotgun sequence region atatcgggcagtacataccggtccgacaggttaccggtacgcggaccgtccggtaccgcaacagggtgtaccgctcggtatgccctgatgtactgcccggtacactggtaccataccgtatcgagcCTAGGTCGAAACGCCGATATGgtacggtacagcgaaccttgcTCAGGGATCTTTTGGATGAATGAGGACAAATATAATCGGCTTTTCAATGGTATGACACAAGAGCCAGGTGGGTTTTGCATGATGAGAGGGAGGTCATGTGATAGGTGTGATACGTACTACCAGAGTATCAATCAACCTTCCCATTGTTATACCATTTTTGTTTGTCATTTTTTACTTTCAGTTGCCATAACCCACCTAGTACCTTCACCTATATATTGCCATTTGTTTCTCTTTCTCTAGTCAATTTTTGTCTTTAAATATAGAAAGATTTACTCTCGTTtctttatgtgttgtaaaatctaAGACACGTCATTTTTATTAAGTTTTTGCCTAGTCCAATTTTAATTTCATGAACTCTAAACTAAGGCCTGTCGACCAAAGCTCTATTCAACTATAAAATTGATTTCAGCTATGGTagcaattttaaatattaaactaAAAATTTAATTACTACCAGTACCGTGGTCCATTGTAATTTTATTTGGCCTGAATGAAACTAAGTCTTGAGGCTAGTTGCATCAGTTTGATGAATGTCCTCGATGGTACACTTAAGTTCCTTAGAGAAAAATGTGATACTAAGCTTTGGGAAACTTTTTGAGCTTCAGTGTTTCGCAATAGGAGCTCCGAAAATTTTTGAACGAGTAGCTACAATTTAGCATTTATTGTAATAAATTTTGGGATCTTTTGCTAAGAATATCTTTTATGTATATCAAGGGGCAAAATATGAAGAAAGATGCATCTTTGTTGTTTGATGATTCCTTTGTCTTGGTAAATTTCAGATGTTGTTATAAAAGATTTTAAGGAGAAAATTCTACATATTTGTTTCAAAACAAGAATTTGTAGGATTCACGTGATCATTTGGAGCCTGGATGATATTATGCAATGAGCAAATTTAACACAGAAAACAATACTGTGGAATCAATAAGTCATGCAATATATGCTTTATGTAGGGGCCTAATCCATGAGAATTTCCTGTTTTCCTCTTCTTGTAAACCTTTCAGCACTTTTTCCCACCATCCCATTTGTCGTTATTCCAGCCACAACATGCTCTAGTTCATATGATTGTTTGTCACAGAGATGAGGTTACttgataaaataaaaaacaacatATAGACATTAAGTAAGCAAAATATGTATATCTTGAGCCGTATCCAAAAAAAGTATGCATATTTCCCAAATAGTTGGAACATTacaatttgttgttgttgtaattgtTGTTATAACCTCTATGACGAACAAGGGTTGCTCTGCCAAATCTTTGATTTTCATGGTTGTAATAATGTAGCTGGCGTTTTTTGTTAAATAACTTATCTGGTTTGATTCATTTTCCATGTTTCTGAATACCACTGTCCTAGATCTTGGTGTTGATTATGCCTCTAATTAATGCCAACAAAGAAGACTCCATGCTTGTCCATAATTAGTTTCTTATTGTTGTTGCTTTTGTTATCACAGAAGATTGACTGGATCTGATACATCATCTTTCCCCCTTATAGGTTGATTGAGCATTGCTGGAGTGAAAATCCTGCTGACAGACCAACATTTAGAGAAATAATTGATCGGTTGTCAAAAATTCAAAACCATATTGCTCAAAAACGCCGTTGGAAGGTAAGTTTGTTCAATTTCTACCTCGGGTTGCAGCTTTTTTCCTTGTAATTGGCTTCCCATGTTTTCTGGAACTAGTATTTTCTATATACTCTTGCTACTTAGTTCAGAAAGTACAAAAAAACAATTACTATTTTCTGTTACTCCTTCAGAATTGTGCTACTGATTAGCTGAGTTTTCAAAATACCAGGAGAATTTAGATCAGTCCTATCTAAATCATTTTTTGGTGAAAGTTTGATTCAATTTCCACCTATGTATGCACATAGTGCAGATGGTCATATCTAGGAAGTACAAATGCATAACATTGTGGATTCCTACTACCTCTGAATTGCTGGAGGGaagcaaattttaaaaaattaatcacaTTTTTATCAGAACATTATGAAGCTTAAAAATCGATGTCGACTTAAAGTTCCATGCGGTAAAAAGATTATACTTTTAGTTCTTGTGATGCAAGAGCATTCAGTTGTACTAGTCTTAATTCTTCAGTGGCGCATGTACCCATACTTGATTTCTTGCAAATACTGGAACCACAAATAGCCGAACATATAGATATATTGCGGAGAACATAATCATAAACTCAACAGCAAACCATAATGTCAATTATTCGTGATCGACTGCATAAATCTTTTTATACCATTGAGTTCTGTTTTTGGGTAGTATCAATTGTCAAATTAAAAGCTGTTGAATCTCCTATTATTGTTTCTAATGAAATTTTCTTAAGCTTCCTTCTTTTATCATCATACTACTAATTTAAAATAACTCTATCCTGTTTCTTCAGAAGCATCTGTAAGTCTTCTTTGGGCATGATTATTTTCTTAAATGGTTTTTTCTTGTTTTATCTTCTATTTGAGTAATTGCAATTGTTGATGGATGTAAATGTTTCTCACTCTGTCCTTTCTGGTAACCTAAAAAATCCATCTTACCACAACGTTTATGATATAATCAAACTGTAATATAATAATCGACATGACATAGTGCAGTGGACAAATTTGTTTTAGGTGTACATAAAAACATTACAAAGTTTCTTACTCTTACACCTTTTTCAGTTTTCATAGGGAAATACTTTTTAAGTGTGctaaaaattgaaaaataaattggaGATGTAAGTGACCAATTTGGTTTGTGAGTATTTATTTTGATCATTGTATTCTTATTTTGACTGCCCCTGTTTCAACAGAGAACCTCATGCAACTTAATTTGGCTGCATCAAAATTACTTTGGTTTTCAGTAGCTGCACCACATACTTTCTCTGACAGTTATGAACTTAAAAAGTACTGGTTTTGTCACTTTCTTGTTGCATTGCCAGGTGACGCCATTAAAATGTTTCCAGAATTTTGAGGCCATATGGAAGAAAGACGGCGGTAGCACCCGCTCATCCCGTTCATCCACCACAAACTTGTAACTTCTATCGGATGTTCCAAATAAGAGTAAGATACCAAGATGCTAGTTCGGTTTGGTGTAATCTACTGTTGAACGACATACAATGTTATACAACCGCAAGGCCCTTTGCCAAACTAATGTAATATGTCTTTTTCATGGTTGATTTTTTGGTGCTTACAGGAATCATCTAAtcacttttttgtttttgctgaGATCATCTCATAACTGGTAGCTTTGGATTGTCTGGTGATAGGTAAAATGTATCATTGCAATTGTGTTGGGGCCTTCCTTCGTGATAACACATACCTTGCCATGTGACAATGATCATTTTATTCTTTGTCCGCATGCATGCGTATATAAGGATGATATGTGACTTTTGATTCTCGTATTGACCCATGTATAATCTCTTGGAACATATGGAGTGGCTGAAATCCATCATGGTTTGTATCGCTGTTACTCTCTGATTGAAAATTTTCATAGCAAGTTGACTAAGGATGCTTGATCTTTATGTTTAAAGCAGGTAGAAATCGTCTTCGATGTATGGCTGGAATGCTGTCTCCAGCAATCATATGTATGGCAGGAGAAACAGTTCCAAGGAAAACAAAAGGCACGGATTATGAGCCTTATTTGGGGTTTCATATTAGTTCCACGCACTTAGTAGGCTACGGTACAGATGGGGTTGGGGGGAGGGGGAACACCGACGGCTCCTTGACGCCGATGCGACATCAGACTCGAGCAAGGCGACGGATATCCATGGGGTAGGCGTCACCAGGAGACCGCGCGCTGTAAGATCTTTTGCCAATGATGATGTTTGCAGCTTCGGTTGGATGGAACGCGTCGAAGAAGAGGTACTCATCCCTGTTCGGACACGGGGCTTGGTAAGGCAGACATGTAATCTGGCCATTGTTCCTCCCCACCCCACAGCATCCCCTGTTCGTCACGCTCAACCCTGAAGCACACAGACCCACGACGTGATGCAATCAACAACAACGTATCGTAAGTGTTTGATGAAATGACGATGAAGGCAGGCGACCGCTGTTCCTCACCGTTGGCTGCCGGGTTCCGCAAGATATCTTCGAATATGCCGTAGCCATTGATGTAAATGAAGTGCGCTCCGTCCAAGGCGTTGAACTCATCCACCAGATCGATCAGCTTCGCGTTAAAGATTCTGATCGCGCTGTTGATCTCCTCGACGCAGGCGACGCCGTTGGGGCTCCGTTGAGCCAACTCGTTCGGGCTACACCCCACCTGTCCCACTCCTATCAACACCACCTTCCTCGCTCCGTAGTTGTACAGAGTCTAAAAGAACGAGCAACTAACTCATCGGTATCATGTCGAGATCTGCCATTGATGCTGCCATAGTTGAACCGGAAAAGAAAGACTAACCCTGAGCTGCTGCGAATACTGTTGGATCAGCTCGTCGGCGTACTGTTCCGGGGTGTACCGTTGACCGGTCGAGTAGAACGCCGGCATGAAGTAGTTGTTGAGGTAGTCGTTGCTCCCCAAGCCGACGGAGAATATGCATTTGCTGAGGTAATTAGCTGCAGAGTCCTCATCTCCCAGTATGCTAACCATCTCCTGCACCGCCGATTGATAGTTCTGCAGTTGTCCCCCGAAAGGAATCCTCCCACCCTGCAAGCCCAAGCCTAGACAAGTTAGTTCTCTTCTCCATGTAGATCTCTAGGTGTCAAGCAACCTTTCAGGGAAGGCGTACCAGTTGTTGGCCGGTTTCGTCCCTTATTCCGGCGGCCGCGGAGGCGAAGTTTACACCGGCGAGAAGCGCTTGCCCTCTCGTGCTTGCGTAAGGTGGGACGAAATCGTCGAAACCCAGCTGTTGAGCTGCACAAATCAATCATAACTTTAGCCTCCAATTCCCAATGATCCATCTATTCATGGTGTTAGAACATTACATACTTTTACCAAATATCGAAGCAGAGCATTCCTAACTGGTTCTAAAGTTGCTACTCTTCCCCAAGCGGATAGGGTCACCAGAAGGAAAGCAAACCTAAATAGTGATCACGTGAAGATAATAAATGGAGTTAGGAGCACCCGATTCGATGACCGAGTATACTCATATCCTGCATTTACTGTTCTGAGCCTCGCAGTCGAAGCCGATTCATCCCTATGCTCTGTTCAAGTACGTGACT contains the following coding sequences:
- the LOC135639900 gene encoding GDSL esterase/lipase At5g45670-like, whose translation is MAHVELRRTMLGARWLLLWAAFVSVRPEPQVPCYFIFGDSLVDNGNNNNIASLAVANYPPYGIDFPSGPSGRFTNGLTTVDVIAQQLGFDDFVPPYASTRGQALLAGVNFASAAAGIRDETGQQLGGRIPFGGQLQNYQSAVQEMVSILGDEDSAANYLSKCIFSVGLGSNDYLNNYFMPAFYSTGQRYTPEQYADELIQQYSQQLRTLYNYGARKVVLIGVGQVGCSPNELAQRSPNGVACVEEINSAIRIFNAKLIDLVDEFNALDGAHFIYINGYGIFEDILRNPAANGLSVTNRGCCGVGRNNGQITCLPYQAPCPNRDEYLFFDAFHPTEAANIIIGKRSYSARSPGDAYPMDIRRLARV